The Populus trichocarpa isolate Nisqually-1 chromosome 11, P.trichocarpa_v4.1, whole genome shotgun sequence genome has a segment encoding these proteins:
- the LOC18102824 gene encoding receptor-like protein 49 isoform X2: MQHLSPTGKMRDFHHHLLLFLYLFLLSLYQASIASSLSTAPKAAHHRCRDDQRSAFAQLQENLKFPLSSSKAELWDLKTDCCSWEGVTCNDVGRATRLDLISAYDEYGDSISLKKPNLGMLFQNLSFLVELNLDYVNISAQGSNWCEVISHVLPNLRVLSLSSSGISGPLCSSLSKLHFLSELHLDSNSELSSIPPSFLANSSNLETLDLSNCGLNGSFPNNIFLLPKLQHIDLSENLLLSGQFPEFSLNSSIQSLLLKNTNFSGNIPLSISNLKSLKELDLGMCKFYGVIPPSLANLTQLETLDLSFNSFNGSIPPFQRDGVANLSFLFLEHNQLNGILYSSLFTLPSLQQLDLSSNQLSGKLDEFSDASSSLLTIELSNNNLSGSIPRSIFNLPSLIELDLQNNKFSGPLKLGDFKNQRDLVYLALSDVSVESDNSSLAYVQLATLYLPSCNLTEFPNFLKTQNSLTVLDLSNNRIQGYVPSWIWKTTLTTLYLSRNPVDFPKIPPFVKVNHSTPIYNEDGVSSFPMTLENLGMSSCNITGSFPEFIKNQEKLINLDLSDNKLVGHIPKWIWNMSLKYLNLSCNKFDFLDQFSNPISLPYSDTLITLDLHANQLPGSIPKAICNCSQLSLLDMSHNHLRSQIPDCLGKVPTLTVLNLQGNNFDSISSYAIASNLLSLKISDNKVEGKLPRSLANCSKLEVLDLGGNMIRDTFPVWLEKLPALKILVLQANKFYGPIGNRGTATTWPMLHVMDLSSNEFTGNLLKEFVQSLGGMQLTSNNESRARYVGDNYNINGHYKESVTITMKGLKMHMDRIITLFTCLDLSNNSFHGEIPEEIRILKSLIVLTLSHNNFLGQIPSSLSDLRELESLDLSSNLLSGEIPPQLSRLTFLAVMNLSYNHLEGRIPQGNQFLTFPSSSYEGNPRLCGPPLTRKCNPEVNEPATPPADHEDSWTEYILDWKIMGIGYASGIVIGFSVGYTILSEMRIKWFTDLIRLAGNKERWFNQGQRGLQSW, from the exons ATGCAACATCTTTCTCCTACAGGAAAAATGAGagattttcatcatcatttactCTTGTTTCTTTACCTGTTCCTACTCTCTTTGTATCAAGCAAGTATCGCTTCATCTCTGTCAACAGCACCAAAAGCTGCCCACCACCGATGCCGCGATGACCAGAGATCGGCCTTCGCGCAGCTGCAAGAGAACCTTAAATTCCCATTATCATCTTCAAAAGCTGAGTTGTGGGACCTGAAAACAGATTGTTGCTCTTGGGAAGGAGTTACATGTAATGATGTTGGTCGTGCCACTCGACTTGACCTGATTTCTGCGTATGATGAATATGGAGATTCTATTTCACTTAAAAAGCCAAACCTTGGAATGCTTTTCCAGAATCTCAGTTTTCTAGTAGAGCTCAATCTTGATTATGTAAACATTTCAGCACAAGGTAGCAATTGGTGTGAAGTCATCTCCCATGTGCTTCCCAACCTCAGAGTCTTGAGTTTGTCTAGCTCTGGTATTTCTGGTCCTCTTTGTTCCTCTCTCTCAAAACTCCATTTTCTCTCTGAACTCCATCTTGACAGCAATTCTGAACTCTCTTCCATTCCACCCAGTTTCTTAGCAAATTCCTCCAACTTGGAAACTCTTGACTTATCAAATTGTGGCTTGAATGGGAGTTTTCCAAACAACATTTTCCTGTTGCCAAAACTACAGCACATTGATCTCTCTGAAAATTTACTCCTTTCAGGTCAGTTTCCAGAATTCTCATTGAATAGTTCTATTCAATCCTTGTTACTCAAGAACACAAACTTTTCTGGGAACATCCCACTGTCAATCAGCAATCTCAAGTCCTTGAAAGAACTAGACCTGGGTATGTGCAAATTTTATGGAGTTATCCCACCATCACTTGCAAACCTCACCCAACTTGAAACTCTGGATCTTTCATTTAATAGTTTCAACGGTTCCATTCCTCCATTTCAAAGAGATGGAGTTGCAAACCTTTCATTCCTTTTCTTGGAGCATAACCAGCTTAACGGAATCCTATATTCTTCTCTATTTACTCTTCCATCCTTGCAGCAATTAGATCTCAGTTCAAACCAATTAAGCGGCAAACTAGATGAGTTTTCAGATGCATCTTCTTCATTGCTGACGATAGAGTTGAGTAACAATAATTTGAGCGGATCAATACCAAGGTCAATCTTCAATCTCCCCAGCCTTATAGAACTTGATcttcaaaataacaaattttctGGCCCCTTGAAGCTTGGTGATTTCAAGAATCAGAGGGATTTAGTATACCTTGCACTTTCTGATGTGTCAGTTGAGAGTGATAACAGCAGCCTTGCTTATGTCCAGCTCGCAACTTTGTATTTGCCCTCTTGCAACTTGACTGAATTTCCAAATTTCCTCAAAACACAAAACAGTTTGACTGTTCTAGATCTTTCCAACAACAGAATTCAAGGTTACGTCCCTAGTTGGATTTGGAAAACAACTCTCACCACATTATACCTTTCCCGCAATCCTGTTGATTTTCCGAAAATTCCTCCTTTTGTCAAGGTAAACCATAGCACACCAATCTACAATGAAGATGGAGTTTCTTCCTTTCCCATGACGTTAGAGAATTTGGGAATGTCATCCTGTAACATAACAGGTAGCTTTCCAGAGTTTATAAAGAACCAAGAGAAGCTAATAAATCTTGACCTTTCAGACAACAAACTCGTTGGTCATATACCCAAGTGGATATGGAACATGAGTCTAAAATATCTAAACCTTTCTTgcaacaaatttgattttttagaccAGTTCTCCAATCCCATCTCCCTCCCCTACTCAGATACTCTTATTACTCTTGATCTTCATGCCAATCAATTGCCCGGTTCAATCCCAAAAGCTATATGCAATTGCAGTCAACTCTCTTTGCTTGACATGTCCCATAACCACCTTAGAAGTCAAATCCCTGATTGTTTGGGAAAAGTTCCTACCCTCACGGTGCTGAATCTACAAGGAAATAACTTCGATTCCATTTCAAGTTATGCGATAGCAAGTAATCTGCTGTCTCTTAAAATCAGTGACAATAAAGTGGAAGGGAAGTTGCCGCGCTCCTTAGCCAATTGTTCAAAGCTAGAGGTTTTGGATCTTGGAGGCAACATGATACGTGACACATTTCCAGTATGGTTGGAGAAGCTGCCTGCACTAAAAATTCTGGTACTCcaagcaaataaattttatggtcCAATTGGAAATCGTGGTACTGCGACTACTTGGCCAATGTTGCATGTTATGGACCTGTCTTCCAATGAGTTCACTGGCAATCTCTTGAAGGAATTCGTTCAAAGTTTAGGGGGGATGCAGTTGACCTCCAACAATGAGTCGAGGGCAAGGTATGTTGGAGATAACTACAATATCAATGGACACTACAAGGAGTCGGTAACTATTACGATGAAGGGGCTGAAAATGCATATGGATAGAATAATAACCTTGTTCACTTGTCTTGATCTCTCCAACAATAGTTTCCATGGAGAAATTCCTGAAGAGATAAGGATTCTCAAATCACTCATCGTCCTCACCTTGTCTCATAATAACTTCCTTGGTCAAATCCCGTCATCATTGAGTGACCTGAGAGAGCTGGAGTCCTTGGACCTGTCAAGCAACCTCCTCTCAGGGGAGATTCCTCCTCAACTTTCAAG GTTGACATTCCTTGCTGTAATGAATCTGTCATATAACCATCTCGAAGGAAGGATACCACAAGGCAACCAATTTCTTACATTTCCCAGTTCTTCTTATGAGGGGAACCCAAGGCTATGCGGACCTCCTTTGACAAGGAAATGCAATCCTGAAGTGAATGAACCTGCTACTCCTCCAGCCGACCACGAGGATTCATGGACAGAGTATATACTTGACTGGAAAATTATGGGGATTGGATATGCAAGTGGAATAGTAATTGGTTTCTCTGTAGGATACACAATATTAAGTGAGATGAGAATCAAATGGTTTACTGATCTCATAAGGCTAGCAGGAAACAAAGAGAGATGGTTCAACCAAGGCCAGAGGGGTCTTCAAAGTTGGTGA
- the LOC18102824 gene encoding receptor-like protein 49 isoform X3 has product MQHLSPTGKMRDFHHHLLLFLYLFLLSLYQASIASSLSTAPKAAHHRCRDDQRSAFAQLQENLKFPLSSSKAELWDLKTDCCSWEGVTCNDVGRATRLDLISAYDEYGDSISLKKPNLGMLFQNLSFLVELNLDYVNISAQGSNWCEVISHVLPNLRVLSLSSSGISGPLCSSLSKLHFLSELHLDSNSELSSIPPSFLANSSNLETLDLSNCGLNGSFPNNIFLLPKLQHIDLSENLLLSGQFPEFSLNSSIQSLLLKNTNFSGNIPLSISNLKSLKELDLGMCKFYGVIPPSLANLTQLETLDLSFNSFNGSIPPFQRDGVANLSFLFLEHNQLNGILYSSLFTLPSLQQLDLSSNQLSGKLDEFSDASSSLLTIELSNNNLSGSIPRSIFNLPSLIELDLQNNKFSGPLKLGDFKNQRDLVYLALSDVSVESDNSSLAYVQLATLYLPSCNLTEFPNFLKTQNSLTVLDLSNNRIQGYVPSWIWKTTLTTLYLSRNPVDFPKIPPFVKVNHSTPIYNEDGVSSFPMTLENLGMSSCNITGSFPEFIKNQEKLINLDLSDNKLVGHIPKWIWNMSLKYLNLSCNKFDFLDQFSNPISLPYSDTLITLDLHANQLPGSIPKAICNCSQLSLLDMSHNHLRSQIPDCLGKVPTLTVLNLQGNNFDSISSYAIASNLLSLKISDNKVEGKLPRSLANCSKLEVLDLGGNMIRDTFPVWLEKLPALKILVLQANKFYGPIGNRGTATTWPMLHVMDLSSNEFTGNLLKEFVQSLGGMQLTSNNESRARYVGDNYNINGHYKESVTITMKGLKMHMDRIITLFTCLDLSNNSFHGEIPEEIRILKSLIVLTLSHNNFLGQIPSSLSDLTELESLDLSSNHLSGEIPPQLSRLTFLAVMNLSYNHLEGRIPQGNQFLTFPSSSYEGNPRLCGPPLTRKCNPEVNEPATPPADHEDSWTEYILDWKIMGIGYASGIVIGFSVGYTILSEMRIKWFTDLIRLAGNKERWFNQGQRGLQSW; this is encoded by the exons ATGCAACATCTTTCTCCTACAGGAAAAATGAGagattttcatcatcatttactCTTGTTTCTTTACCTGTTCCTACTCTCTTTGTATCAAGCAAGTATCGCTTCATCTCTGTCAACAGCACCAAAAGCTGCCCACCACCGATGCCGCGATGACCAGAGATCGGCCTTCGCGCAGCTGCAAGAGAACCTTAAATTCCCATTATCATCTTCAAAAGCTGAGTTGTGGGACCTGAAAACAGATTGTTGCTCTTGGGAAGGAGTTACATGTAATGATGTTGGTCGTGCCACTCGACTTGACCTGATTTCTGCGTATGATGAATATGGAGATTCTATTTCACTTAAAAAGCCAAACCTTGGAATGCTTTTCCAGAATCTCAGTTTTCTAGTAGAGCTCAATCTTGATTATGTAAACATTTCAGCACAAGGTAGCAATTGGTGTGAAGTCATCTCCCATGTGCTTCCCAACCTCAGAGTCTTGAGTTTGTCTAGCTCTGGTATTTCTGGTCCTCTTTGTTCCTCTCTCTCAAAACTCCATTTTCTCTCTGAACTCCATCTTGACAGCAATTCTGAACTCTCTTCCATTCCACCCAGTTTCTTAGCAAATTCCTCCAACTTGGAAACTCTTGACTTATCAAATTGTGGCTTGAATGGGAGTTTTCCAAACAACATTTTCCTGTTGCCAAAACTACAGCACATTGATCTCTCTGAAAATTTACTCCTTTCAGGTCAGTTTCCAGAATTCTCATTGAATAGTTCTATTCAATCCTTGTTACTCAAGAACACAAACTTTTCTGGGAACATCCCACTGTCAATCAGCAATCTCAAGTCCTTGAAAGAACTAGACCTGGGTATGTGCAAATTTTATGGAGTTATCCCACCATCACTTGCAAACCTCACCCAACTTGAAACTCTGGATCTTTCATTTAATAGTTTCAACGGTTCCATTCCTCCATTTCAAAGAGATGGAGTTGCAAACCTTTCATTCCTTTTCTTGGAGCATAACCAGCTTAACGGAATCCTATATTCTTCTCTATTTACTCTTCCATCCTTGCAGCAATTAGATCTCAGTTCAAACCAATTAAGCGGCAAACTAGATGAGTTTTCAGATGCATCTTCTTCATTGCTGACGATAGAGTTGAGTAACAATAATTTGAGCGGATCAATACCAAGGTCAATCTTCAATCTCCCCAGCCTTATAGAACTTGATcttcaaaataacaaattttctGGCCCCTTGAAGCTTGGTGATTTCAAGAATCAGAGGGATTTAGTATACCTTGCACTTTCTGATGTGTCAGTTGAGAGTGATAACAGCAGCCTTGCTTATGTCCAGCTCGCAACTTTGTATTTGCCCTCTTGCAACTTGACTGAATTTCCAAATTTCCTCAAAACACAAAACAGTTTGACTGTTCTAGATCTTTCCAACAACAGAATTCAAGGTTACGTCCCTAGTTGGATTTGGAAAACAACTCTCACCACATTATACCTTTCCCGCAATCCTGTTGATTTTCCGAAAATTCCTCCTTTTGTCAAGGTAAACCATAGCACACCAATCTACAATGAAGATGGAGTTTCTTCCTTTCCCATGACGTTAGAGAATTTGGGAATGTCATCCTGTAACATAACAGGTAGCTTTCCAGAGTTTATAAAGAACCAAGAGAAGCTAATAAATCTTGACCTTTCAGACAACAAACTCGTTGGTCATATACCCAAGTGGATATGGAACATGAGTCTAAAATATCTAAACCTTTCTTgcaacaaatttgattttttagaccAGTTCTCCAATCCCATCTCCCTCCCCTACTCAGATACTCTTATTACTCTTGATCTTCATGCCAATCAATTGCCCGGTTCAATCCCAAAAGCTATATGCAATTGCAGTCAACTCTCTTTGCTTGACATGTCCCATAACCACCTTAGAAGTCAAATCCCTGATTGTTTGGGAAAAGTTCCTACCCTCACGGTGCTGAATCTACAAGGAAATAACTTCGATTCCATTTCAAGTTATGCGATAGCAAGTAATCTGCTGTCTCTTAAAATCAGTGACAATAAAGTGGAAGGGAAGTTGCCGCGCTCCTTAGCCAATTGTTCAAAGCTAGAGGTTTTGGATCTTGGAGGCAACATGATACGTGACACATTTCCAGTATGGTTGGAGAAGCTGCCTGCACTAAAAATTCTGGTACTCcaagcaaataaattttatggtcCAATTGGAAATCGTGGTACTGCGACTACTTGGCCAATGTTGCATGTTATGGACCTGTCTTCCAATGAGTTCACTGGCAATCTCTTGAAGGAATTCGTTCAAAGTTTAGGGGGGATGCAGTTGACCTCCAACAATGAGTCGAGGGCAAGGTATGTTGGAGATAACTACAATATCAATGGACACTACAAGGAGTCGGTAACTATTACGATGAAGGGGCTGAAAATGCATATGGATAGAATAATAACCTTGTTCACTTGTCTTGATCTCTCCAACAATAGTTTCCATGGAGAAATTCCTGAAGAGATAAGGATTCTCAAATCACTCATCGTCCTCACCTTGTCTCATAATAACTTCCTTGGTCAAATCCCGTCATCATTGAGTGAC CTGACAGAGCTGGAGTCCTTGGACCTGTCAAGCAACCACCTCTCAGGGGAGATTCCTCCTCAACTTTCAAGGTTGACATTCCTTGCTGTAATGAATCTGTCATATAACCATCTCGAAGGAAGGATACCACAAGGCAACCAATTTCTTACATTTCCCAGTTCTTCTTATGAGGGGAACCCAAGGCTATGCGGACCTCCTTTGACAAGGAAATGCAATCCTGAAGTGAATGAACCTGCTACTCCTCCAGCCGACCACGAGGATTCATGGACAGAGTATATACTTGACTGGAAAATTATGGGGATTGGATATGCAAGTGGAATAGTAATTGGTTTCTCTGTAGGATACACAATATTAAGTGAGATGAGAATCAAATGGTTTACTGATCTCATAAGGCTAGCAGGAAACAAAGAGAGATGGTTCAACCAAGGCCAGAGGGGTCTTCAAAGTTGGTGA
- the LOC18102824 gene encoding receptor-like protein 35 isoform X10, which yields MQHLSPTGKMRDFHHHLLLFLYLFLLSLYQASIASSLSTAPKAAHHRCRDDQRSAFAQLQENLKFPLSSSKAELWDLKTDCCSWEGVTCNDVGRATRLDLISAYDEYGDSISLKKPNLGMLFQNLSFLVELNLDYVNISAQGSNWCEVISHVLPNLRVLSLSSSGISGPLCSSLSKLHFLSELHLDSNSELSSIPPSFLANSSNLETLDLSNCGLNGSFPNNIFLLPKLQHIDLSENLLLSGQFPEFSLNSSIQSLLLKNTNFSGNIPLSISNLKSLKELDLGMCKFYGVIPPSLANLTQLETLDLSFNSFNGSIPPFQRDGVANLSFLSLEFNQLNGILYSSLFTLPSLQILDLSSNQLSGQLDEFSDASSSLLIIELSYNNLSGSIPRSIFKLPSLIELNLQYNKFSGPLKLGDFKNQRDLVFLALSGVSVESDNSSLAYVQLATLYLPSCNLTEFPDFLKTQNSLTGLDLSNNRIQGYVPSWIWKTTLSTLYLSRNPVDFPKIPPFVKVNHSTPTYNEDGVSSFPMTLENLGMSSCNVTGSFPEFIKNQEKLVYLDLSDNKLGGQIPKWIWNMSLTYLNLSCNNFDFLDQFSNPISLPYSDTLITLDLHANQLPGSFPKAICNCSQLSLLDMSHNHLRSQIPDCLGKVPTLTVLNLQGNNFDSISSYAIASNLLSLKISDNKVEGKLPRSLANCSKLEVLDLGGNMIRDTFPVWLDKLPALKILVLQANKFYGPIGNRGTATTWPMLHVMDLSSNEFTGNLLKEFVQSLVGMQLTSNNESRARYVGDNYHINGYYKESVTITNKGRKMRMDRIITLFTCLDLSNNSFHGEIPEEIRILKSLIVLTLSHNNFLGQIPSSLSDLTELESLDLSSNHLSGEIPPQLSRLTFLAVMNLSYNHLEGRIPQGNQFLTFPSSSYEGNPRLCGPPLTRKCNPEVNEPATPPADHEDSWTEYILDWKIMGIGYASGIVIGFSVGYTILSEMRIKWFTDLIRLAGNKERWFNQGQRGLQSW from the exons ATGCAACATCTTTCTCCTACAGGAAAAATGAGagattttcatcatcatttactCTTGTTTCTTTACCTGTTCCTACTCTCTTTGTATCAAGCAAGTATCGCTTCATCTCTGTCAACAGCACCAAAAGCTGCCCACCACCGATGCCGCGATGACCAGAGATCGGCCTTCGCGCAGCTGCAAGAGAACCTTAAATTCCCATTATCATCTTCAAAAGCTGAGTTGTGGGACCTGAAAACAGATTGTTGCTCTTGGGAAGGAGTTACATGTAATGATGTTGGTCGTGCCACTCGACTTGACCTGATTTCTGCGTATGATGAATATGGAGATTCTATTTCACTTAAAAAGCCAAACCTTGGAATGCTTTTCCAGAATCTCAGTTTTCTAGTAGAGCTCAATCTTGATTATGTAAACATTTCAGCACAAGGTAGCAATTGGTGTGAAGTCATCTCCCATGTGCTTCCCAACCTCAGAGTCTTGAGTTTGTCTAGCTCTGGTATTTCTGGTCCTCTTTGTTCCTCTCTCTCAAAACTCCATTTTCTCTCTGAACTCCATCTTGACAGCAATTCTGAACTCTCTTCCATTCCACCCAGTTTCTTAGCAAATTCCTCCAACTTGGAAACTCTTGACTTATCAAATTGTGGCTTGAATGGGAGTTTTCCAAACAACATTTTCCTGTTGCCAAAACTACAGCACATTGATCTCTCTGAAAATTTACTCCTTTCAGGTCAGTTTCCAGAATTCTCATTGAATAGTTCTATTCAATCCTTGTTACTCAAGAACACAAACTTTTCTGGGAACATCCCACTGTCAATCAGCAATCTCAAGTCCTTGAAAGAACTAGACCTGGGTATGTGCAAATTTTATGGAGTTATCCCACCATCACTTGCAAACCTCACCCAACTTGAAACTCTGGATCTTTCATTTAATAGTTTCAACGGTTCCATTCCTCCATTTCAAAGAGATGGAGTTGCAAAC CTTTCATTCCTTTCCTTGGAGTTTAACCAGCTTAACGGAATCCTATATTCTTCTCTATTTACTCTTCCATCCTTGCAGATTTTAGATCTCAGCTCAAACCAATTAAGCGGCCAACTAGATGAGTTTTCAGATGCATCTTCTTCATTGCTGATAATAGAGTTGAGTTACAATAATTTGAGCGGATCAATACCAAGGTCAATCTTCAAGCTCCCCAGCCTTATAGAACTTAATCTTCAATATAACAAATTTTCTGGCCCCTTGAAGCTTGGTGATTTCAAGAATCAGAGGGATTTAGTATTCCTTGCACTTTCTGGTGTGTCAGTTGAGAGTGATAACAGCAGCCTTGCTTATGTCCAGCTCGCAACTTTGTATTTGCCCTCTTGCAACTTGACTGAATTTCCAGATTTCCTCAAAACACAAAACAGTTTGACTGGTCTAGATCTTTCCAACAACAGAATTCAAGGTTATGTGCCTAGTTGGATTTGGAAAACAACTCTCTCCACATTATACCTTTCCCGCAATCCTGTTGATTTTCCAAAAATTCCTCCTTTTGTAAAGGTAAACCATAGCACACCAACCTACAATGAAGATGGAGTTTCTTCCTTTCCCATGACGTTAGAGAATTTGGGAATGTCATCCTGTAACGTAACAGGTAGCTTTCCAGAGTTCATAAAGAACCAAGAGAAGCTAGTATATCTTGACCTTTCAGACAACAAACTCGGTGGTCAAATACCCAAGTGGATATGGAACATGAGTCTAACATATCTAAACCTTTCTTgcaacaattttgattttttagaccaGTTCTCCAATCCCATCTCCCTCCCCTACTCAGATACTCTTATTACTCTTGATCTTCATGCCAATCAATTGCCCGGTTCATTCCCAAAAGCTATATGCAATTGCAGTCAACTCTCTTTGCTTGACATGTCCCATAACCACCTTAGAAGTCAAATCCCTGATTGTTTGGGAAAAGTTCCTACCCTCACGGTGCTGAATCTACAAGGAAATAACTTCGATTCCATTTCAAGTTATGCGATAGCAAGTAATCTGCTGTCTCTTAAAATCAGTGACAATAAAGTGGAAGGGAAGTTGCCGCGCTCCTTAGCCAATTGTTCAAAGCTAGAGGTTTTGGATCTTGGAGGCAACATGATACGTGACACATTTCCAGTATGGTTGGACAAGCTGCCTGCACTAAAAATTCTGGTACTCcaagcaaataaattttatggtcCAATTGGAAATCGTGGTACTGCGACTACTTGGCCAATGTTGCATGTTATGGAC CTGTCTTCCAATGAGTTCACTGGCAATCTCTTGAAGGAATTCGTTCAAAGTTTAGTGGGGATGCAGTTGACCTCCAACAATGAGTCGAGGGCAAGGTATGTTGGAGATAACTACCATATCAATGGATACTACAAGGAGTCGGTGACTATTACgaacaaggggcggaaaatgcGTATGGATAGAATAATAACCTTGTTCACATGTCTTGATCTTTCCAACAATAGTTTCCATGGAGAAATTCCTGAAGAGATAAGGATTCTCAAATCACTCATAGTCCTCACCTTGTCTCATAATAACTTCCTTGGTCAAATCCCGTCATCATTGAGTGACCTGACAGAGCTGGAGTCCTTGGACCTGTCAAGCAACCACCTCTCAGGGGAGATTCCTCCTCAACTTTCAAGGTTGACATTCCTTGCTGTAATGAATCTGTCATATAACCATCTCGAAGGAAGGATACCACAAGGCAACCAATTTCTTACATTTCCCAGTTCTTCTTATGAGGGGAACCCAAGGCTATGCGGACCTCCTTTGACAAGGAAATGCAATCCTGAAGTGAATGAACCTGCTACTCCTCCAGCCGACCACGAGGATTCATGGACAGAGTATATACTTGACTGGAAAATTATGGGGATTGGATATGCAAGTGGAATAGTAATTGGTTTCTCTGTAGGATACACAATATTAAGTGAGATGAGAATCAAATGGTTTACTGATCTCATAAGGCTAGCAGGAAACAAAGAGAGATGGTTCAACCAAGGCCAGAGGGGTCTTCAAAGTTGGTGA